One segment of Penaeus vannamei isolate JL-2024 chromosome 3, ASM4276789v1, whole genome shotgun sequence DNA contains the following:
- the LOC113830143 gene encoding cadherin-87A → METARALLLLAATALGLTAAQRLNRPPEFLPGGDMDRFSLREDAAVGSSVYTLRGRDPEGTAVSFTVSGDHLSVDRDTGVVTLVRALDRETTPMIEVIITITDERVFGDEPNTVPLRREIPVLDVNDNRPQFHDTPYSFGVLESASPGATLFSQIRVSDADEAKNADVKLECVREETPRACAKFEVREARVEEGKYVGIISLKELLDYETERQYTMAVRASDSGTEKRLSSTSTVVIEVRDVQDQPPVFLNAPFSATVREASEPGTPVLEIKARDGDLGEPRPLTLTLQDDDSGYFTLADIRTLPDGSLIATLATSDVTLDREDPLILNNGGLYTFSVRAQEEGGQAAVSLVTVVVTDVADQPPLFSEAEIAVTVPEDISDGTPLPGLNLVVTDKDVGENARFSLALEDIFGSRGVFSIFPESAVGRTPVIIKVADSSRLDFENSDASQFLFKVVASEGGVPVSSAVVNVTVSDANDNAPEFRQPSYRYNVSESVARGTLVSTLKATDADSGAFGEISYALKGFGAEKFRVDERSGDVYIANCGIDVCLDYERQKTYSLTYSATDGGGKVTSVNIFVDVLDENDNAPEFAKREYRRTVDEGAAAFDPPLFVKATDADGDSQGGGKVFYSLHDGNTPDEAFFVEPVSGEISMQRPLSYIDTPTSTYTLTVRATDVGKPPRHSDVRVFVTVGRDTNRPPRFRQRRYEAEVPEDAAAGLVVLQMSASDPDGPDEAVTYMLTAGARDNFVMNLTSGEITVASGASLDRDVTPRYQLTVAAVDSGAETQQTSTTTVIVNLLDVNNKPPKFNQESYVRYVSERLPPGERVVTVSAVDPDLGADLVYEITEPVMARDKTGVALVPSSPYDYIGAFSVNETTGEISVAGTLDHNAAAVIILTVSVTDNNATEDFPGQTDTTEVTMYVQAFSDQNPIFAPPWTPARPQLEVTVKEEQELGSVVFSVTAKDPVTGQPVRRYEKVSGSDPVDMFLVAPITGQVTLNSRLDYEASTTKTTSLQVLAIAGDRSSEATVTVNIEDVNDNSPIFTENEYHARLSEDARWPKTVLTVTATDADTEEHGQVTYTLGGEGALMFVVNETTGEIRVARGAQLDRESTPTITLEVTAHDTPMGGINQRKTTVIVEIELTDVNDASPVWSESSYTAVVPENTPVGSPVTNVLATDPDLGINGLVRYQLPELQGEVDGLFFLDPESGVLSVAAPLSGKGRNEHYELTVRALDQGSPQLYSEATIRVLIGDVSTNDGVPTFVKPRPNEGASVMENSKIGTAVFQVQAEDPDDPNTPNGKIVYSFLDDGSDNGVFEIDPTTGIITTRVALDREQRAQYTVVVVAQDLGRPPQLASRLLVINITDADDNLPAFVKLPGEKPMDVQVEEEAALDTEVAYVEARDGDVGENSLINYQITDGNTDGLFGINRTSDNRGIIYVKGRIDREKVGSVTLTLLCGKYGRRMPARKAYDPTDPAMMQVRVLVTDLDDNKPAFAKDVITTGVRVDAALQTEVVKLEAEDKDPTALPIRYAIHNISFSHIEDTVELLPEEEVNATGVFLLEESSGVLRTNAPLTRYAHGIFTLFITALSSPTDDPAVAQVMIYVLRDSDLLRFVFGVTPGEVRRQLNTFKKEVENVLFVNSSLNIYDTTYYTDANGAIDFSSTGSCFQLVGRNMRETKELLDPSDNSALEKVFGKFTVKKVERCVPRRESRQADWVEVWVLVIAAFIGVGGTIAACSVCCLYSRYRRRLKRHQQHMRLLESPPPAAPVLPPGSIVMLPPGPPPPGPSHPGGPHGPVMPPPSMLSSEPPRSYEWQERGLPLDTVSYRSAQR, encoded by the exons aCTCCGCGGGCGTGCGCCAAGTTCGAGGTCCGGGAGGCGCGGGTGGAGGAGGGCAAGTACGTGGGCATCATCTCCCTCAAGGAACTACTCGACTACGAGACGGAGCGCCAGTACACCATGGCG gtacGAGCGTCAGACAGCGGGACGGAGAAGCGCCTGAGTTCGACGTCGACGGTGGTGATCGAGGTGAGGGACGTGCAGGACCAGCCGCCGGTCTTCCTCAACGCCCCTTTCAGCGCCACCGTCAGGGAGGCCAGTGAGCCT GGCACGCCCGTCCTCGAGATCAAAGCACGTGACGGCGACCTCGGCgagccccgccccctcaccctcaccctgcaGGACGATGACTCCGGCTACTTCACCCTGGCTGACATCCGCACCCTTCCCGACGGCTCCCTGATCGCCACCCTTGCCACCTCTGACGTCACCCTGGATCGAGAGGACCCGCTGATCCTCAACAATGGCGGCCTGTACACCTTCAGCGTGAGG gcGCAGGAGGAGGGCGGGCAGGCGGCAGTGTCTCTCGTGACGGTGGTCGTGACGGACGTCGCCGACCAGCCGCCGCTCTTCAGTGAGGCCGAGATCGCTGTGACCGTTCCTGAGGATATCT ccgacGGGACGCCCCTGCCCGGACTCAACCTCGTGGTGACCGACAAGGACGTGGGCGAGAACGCGAGATTCAGCCTCGCCCTCGAAGACATCTTTGGCTCCCGCGgcgtcttctccatcttcccgGAATCGGCTGTCGGGAGGACTCCGGTCATCATCAAGGTGGCCGACTCCTCCAGGCTGGACTTCGAGAACTCCGACGCCTCGCAGTTCCTCTTCAAAG TCGTGGCGAGCGAGGGCGGCGTGCCCGTCTCCTCCGCCGTCGTCAACGTGACTGTGAGCGACGCCAACGACAACGCGCCAGAATTCCGCCAGCCCTCCTACAG GTACAACGTGAGCGAGAGCGTGGCCCGCGGAACACTCGTGAGCACACTGAAGGCGACAGATGCGGACTCCGGTGCCTTCGGGGAGatcag CTACGCCCTCAAGGGATTCGGCGCCGAGAAGTTCCGCGTGGACGAGCGTTCGGGCGACGTCTACATCGCCAACTGCGGCATCGACGTCTGCCTCGACTACGAGCGCCAGAAGACCTACTCGCTCACGTACTCGGCCACGGACGGCGGCGGGAAGGTCACCTCGGTGAATATCTTCGTCGACGTCCTGGACGAGAACGACAACGCGCCGGAATTCGCCAAGAGGGAGTACCGCAGGACCGTCGACGAGGGCGCGGCCGCGTTCGATCCCCCGCTCTTCGTCAAG GCCACGGACGCCGACGGAGACTCCCAGGGCGGCGGGAAAGTGTTCTATTCCCTGCACGACGGCAACACCCCCGACGAGGCGTTCTTCGTGGAGCCCGTGAGCGGAGAGATCTCGATGCAGCGACCGCTCAGCTACATCGACACGCCCACCTCCACCTACACGCTCACCGTCAGGGCCACGGATGttg gtaaacCGCCTCGCCACAGTGACGTGCGCGTGTTCGTGACCGTGGGACGCGACACGAACAGACCTCCGAGATTCAGGCAGAGGCGGTACGAGGCGGAGGTCCCTGAGGATGCTGCGGCTG GTTTGGTCGTGCTACAGATGTCAGCCAGTGATCCTGACGGCCCTGACGAGGCGGTGACGTACATGCTGACGGCGGGGGCGAGGGATAACTTCGTGATGAACCTGACCAGCGGGGAGATCACCGTGGCATCCGGGGCCAGCCTggatcgtgacgtcacaccgagaTATCAG CTAACTGTGGCAGCCGTAGACAGCGGGGCAGAGACTCAACAGACCTCAACGACCACCGTGATTGTTAACCTTCTTGACGTCAACAACAAACCGCCCAAATTCAATCAG GAATCGTACGTGCGGTACGTGAGCGAGCGCCTCCCGCCCGGAGAAAGGGTCGTCACCGTATCAGCCGTTGACCCCGACCTCGGCGCTGACCTCGTTTACGAAATCACCGAACCCGTGATGGCGAGGGACAAGACGGGCGTGGCTCTCGTGCCTTCGTCGCCCTATGATTATATCGGTGCCTTCAg CGTGAATGAGACGACGGGCGAGATCTCGGTGGCGGGAACCCTCGACCACAACGCCGCCGCGGTCATTATTCTCACCGTGAGCGTCACCGATAACAATGCGACTGAGGACTTCCCGGGGCAGACTGATACGA CTGAGGTAACCATGTACGTGCAAGCCTTCAGTGACCAGAACCCCATCTTCGCCCCGCCCTGGACCCCCGCGCGACCCCAGCTGGAGGTCACGgtcaaggaggagcaggagctggGGTCCGTCGTGTTCTCCGTCACCGCCAAGGACCCCGTGACAG GTCAACCGGTCCGGCGCTACGAGAAAGTGTCCGGCTCCGACCCCGTAGACATGTTCCTGGTGGCTCCGATCACCGGCCAAGTCACACTGAACTCTCGGCTGGACTACGAGGCCTCGACCACCAAG ACGACGTCCCTGCAGGTGCTGGCCATAGCGGGCGATCGTTCCAGCGAAGCGACTGTGACTGTCAATATTGAGGACGTCAACGATAACAGCCCCATCTTTACGGAAAAT GAGTACCACGCCCGCCTCTCCGAAGACGCGCGCTGGCCCAAGACGGTGCTGACGGTGACGGCGACGGACGCGGACACGGAGGAGCACGGCCAGGTCACGTACACGCTGGGCGGCGAAGGGGCGCTCATGTTCGTCGTCAATGAGACTACGGGCGAG ATTCGCGTGGCTCGAGGCGCCCAGTTAGACCGCGAGTCCACGCCCACCATCACCCTCGAAGTGACTGCCCACGACACCCCGATGGGCGGCATTAACCAACGTAAAACCACAGTTATT GTCGAGATCGAGCTGACCGACGTGAACGACGCGTCCCCGGTGTGGAGCGAGTCGTCGTACACGGCGGTGGTGCCCGAGAACACGCCGGTGGGGAGTCCGGTCACCAACGTCCTCGCGACCGACCCCGACCTCGGCATCAACGGCCTCGTCCGCTACCAGCTGCCGGAGCTCCAGGGCGAAGTCGATG GTCTGTTCTTCCTGGACCCCGAGAGCGGAGTGTTGTCCGTAGCAGCGCCCCTCAGCGGGAAGGGTCGTAACGAGCACTACGAGCTGACCGTACGGGCCCTGGATCAAGGCAGTCCGCAGCTCTACTCGGAGGCCACGATTCGCGTCCTCATTGGTGACGTCTCCACCAATGACGGCGTCCCGACGTTCGTTAAGCCACGCCCCAATGAAGGAGCGAGTGTCATGGAG AACTCGAAGATCGGGACGGCCGTGTTCCAGGTGCAGGCCGAAGACCCCGACGACCCCAACACGCCCAACGGCAAGATCGTCTATTCCTTCCTCGACGACGGCAGCGACAACGGCGTCTTTGAGATCG ATCCGACGACGGGCATCATAACGACCCGTGTAGCGCTGGACAGAGAGCAGCGAGCCCAATATACCGTGGTGGTCGTTGCACAAGATCTGGGTCGTCCTCCTCAGCTGGCTTCGCGACTCCTGGTCATCAACATTACCGATGCCGACGACAACCTGCCAGCCTTTGTTAAGCTTCCG GGTGAGAAGCCGATGGACGTCCAGGTGGAAGAGGAGGCCGCTCTGGACACCGAAGTCGCCTACGTAGAAGCGCGCGATGGCGACGTCGGCGAAAATTCCCTCATCAACTACCAGATTACCG ACGGAAATACTGACGGTCTTTTCGGCATCAACCGGACGTCGGATAACAGAGGGATTATCTATGTAAAAGGTCGCATCGACAGGGAAAAG GTGGGGTCAGTGACCTTGACGCTGCTGTGTGGAAAGTACGGACGTCGGATGCCCGCGAGGAAGGCATACGACCCTACTGATCCCGCTATGAtgcag GTTCGCGTTCTCGTGACTGACCTCGACGACAATAAACCAGCGTTCGCGAAGGACGTCATTACCACAGGAGTGCGGGTGGACGCGGCGCTGCAGACGGAGGTGGTGAAGCTGGAGGCGGAGGACAAGGACCCGACCGCGCTGCCTATCAG GTACGCCATACACAACATCAGCTTCTCCCACATCGAAGAcactgtcgagcttcttcccgaAGAGGAGGTAAATGCCACAGGAGTCTTCTTGCTCGAGGAATCATCCGGTGTGCTGAGGACCAACGCCCCTCTCACCCGCTACGCTCACGGGATCTTCACTCTGTTCATTACCGCTTTATCGTCTCCTACTGATGACCCTGCGGTTGCTCAGGTCATG ATCTACGTGTTGCGAGACAGTGATCTTCTGCGCTTCGTGTTCGGTGTAACGCCCGGGGAGGTGCGACGTCAGCTGAACACCTTCAAGAAAGAGGTCGAGAATGTGTTGTTTGTGAACTCGTCTTTGAACATTTACGACACTACTTATTATACCGATGCCAATGGTGCTATTGATTTCTCCAGCACGGG GTCGTGCTTCCAGCTGGTTGGTCGCAACATGCGCGAAACAAAAGAGTTACTTGACCCTTCAGATAACTCGGCGTTGGAAAAAGTCTTTGGGAAATTTACGGTCAAAAAGGTTGAG CGGTGCGTTCCCCGGCGCGAGTCTCGCCAAGCAGActgggtggaggtgtgggtgttGGTGATCGCGGCCTTCATCGGCGTCGGAGGCACTATCGCCGCCTGCTCCGTGTGCTGCCTTTACTCCCGCTACCGAAGACGCCTCAAGCGACACCAGCAGCACATGAGGTTACTGGAGAGTCCTCCTCCAGCAGCGCCAGTTCTCCCTCCAGGTTCCATCGTCATGCTACCTCCAGGGCCTCCGCCCCCGGGGCCGTCGCACCCAGGGGGACCTCATGGCCCTGTCATGCCTCCGCCCTCCATGCTGAGCTCGGAGCCTCCTCGGTCGTATGAGTGGCAAGAGCGCGGGCTTCCCCTCGACACAGTGTCATATAGAAGCGCCCAGCGGTAG